Genomic DNA from Bacteroidales bacterium:
GGGGACTAATCTTGTATTTAACGCTTTTATGGGAGGTAAGCCAATGCTGGGCGGGATCAGGAAGGATGCCCATGCCTCTCATCTGGAACGTTGTCTGGCAAACATGAAAGAAGGATTTCATGAGGTTTTGGAGGAGGTAAGCGGGGTAAAGAGACAGAAAGCTGGCTTGGCCGGGGAAATTCCGGTAGCCATCAGTTTTGCTTTCCCGGGTCCGGCCGATTATCGCAGGGGAATCATCGATAATTCCAACAACCTGCCTGCCTTTCAGGGAGGCGTGCCCCTGAAAAGCATCCTGGAAGAGGAGTTCGGTCTGCCCGTTTTCATTAACAACGACGGGGATCTGTTTGCCTACGGAGAGGCCCTGGGGGGCATACTGCCTGAAATTAATGCCAGGCTGGAGGCATCGGGAAGTCCCAAGAGATACAAAAATCTGGTGGGCTTTACCCTGGGAACCGGTTTTGGCGCCGGTTTTGTTTCCGATGGCCGCTTGATTACAGGCGACAATGTGACCGCTGCCGAGGTATGGCTCTTCAGCAACAGGCACAGTCCTGAAGTTAATGCCGAAGATGTCGTCAGTATCCGTGCTGTGCAAAGGGTTTATGCCGATGAAGCAGGGATCGAATATCCCAACGAACTGGAGCCTAAGGATATTTACGAGATCGCCTTAGGGGAGAGAAAAGGAGATCGAAGAGCGGCGCTCAAAGCCTATGAGGAGACCGGACGGGCCC
This window encodes:
- a CDS encoding ROK family protein codes for the protein MDIYKDKRMVLTLDAGGTNLVFNAFMGGKPMLGGIRKDAHASHLERCLANMKEGFHEVLEEVSGVKRQKAGLAGEIPVAISFAFPGPADYRRGIIDNSNNLPAFQGGVPLKSILEEEFGLPVFINNDGDLFAYGEALGGILPEINARLEASGSPKRYKNLVGFTLGTGFGAGFVSDGRLITGDNVTAAEVWLFSNRHSPEVNAEDVVSIRAVQRVYADEAGIEYPNELEPKDIYEIALGERKGDRRAALKAYEETGRALGDTVANVLTFIDGIAVIGGGITGASELYMPALMEELNYKYHPSNVPEMPRLVQKVFNLDNEEERSRFFKDYSRTIPVPGTKRTISYDPLPRLAIATSSRGANESIALGAYAYALDQISD